The following proteins are encoded in a genomic region of Curtobacterium sp. TC1:
- a CDS encoding caspase domain-containing protein produces the protein MRKALVVGVDHYEHLQSLRGCVNDAHDVEGVLEHHADGTKNFTNPRLITATNAETAISRGDLKDAVRQLFEDDAEIALFYFSGHGFLEDTGGYLCTSDAASGDDGVALADVVTFASRSPATNKVIVLDSCHSGAAAANTAAAGQAQIHNGVTILAASTAEQYAMELGGSGVFTGLLIDALNGAAANLVGDITPGSVYAHIDQSLGPWQQRPVFKTNVKTFVSLRKATPPISLGELHRLVEIFPEPDYQLPLDPSYEPDRSAEQAADPAIPEPDPVNNATFRVLQNYVKVNLVRPVNASAMYFAAMNSTACELTVLGEHYWNLVHKGLI, from the coding sequence ATGCGGAAGGCTCTAGTCGTTGGAGTCGATCACTACGAGCATCTACAGAGCCTTCGCGGATGCGTCAACGACGCGCATGACGTTGAAGGCGTTCTCGAGCATCACGCTGATGGCACGAAGAACTTCACAAACCCTCGGCTCATAACGGCCACTAACGCAGAGACGGCGATCAGTCGAGGGGATCTGAAGGATGCGGTCCGTCAACTCTTCGAGGACGACGCAGAAATCGCGCTCTTCTACTTTTCAGGCCACGGTTTCCTTGAGGACACAGGTGGATATCTCTGCACCAGCGACGCCGCATCCGGTGACGACGGCGTGGCTCTCGCGGACGTGGTGACCTTCGCAAGCAGGTCTCCGGCGACCAACAAGGTGATCGTCCTCGACAGCTGCCACAGTGGGGCGGCGGCGGCGAACACCGCAGCAGCCGGGCAAGCGCAGATTCACAATGGCGTCACGATCCTGGCTGCATCAACCGCGGAGCAGTACGCAATGGAGTTGGGCGGGTCCGGTGTGTTCACAGGCCTCCTCATCGACGCTCTGAACGGTGCGGCAGCGAACCTGGTTGGGGACATCACCCCAGGAAGTGTTTACGCGCACATCGATCAATCTCTAGGCCCCTGGCAACAACGACCGGTCTTCAAGACAAATGTAAAAACCTTCGTTTCATTGAGGAAGGCGACGCCACCGATCTCCCTCGGCGAGCTTCACCGTCTGGTCGAGATATTCCCGGAGCCGGATTACCAGCTACCGCTGGATCCGTCGTACGAACCTGACCGGTCCGCCGAACAAGCTGCTGATCCAGCGATTCCCGAGCCCGACCCGGTCAACAATGCGACCTTCAGGGTGCTACAGAACTATGTGAAGGTGAATCTAGTCCGCCCGGTAAATGCTTCGGCAATGTATTTCGCCGCAATGAATAGTACTGCTTGTGAACTTACAGTCCTTGGCGAGCACTACTGGAACCTCGTGCATAAGGGGTTAATCTGA
- a CDS encoding TIR domain-containing protein yields MSRTRVEEVFKTSGIPTHTFVPPAAFPRLKVALRTPGRGVIVEGPSGIGKSTAIDKALRELEMDANVTRLSAREPTDVEYLEALPDLGKFGTVVIDDFHRLEESVKGRIADLLKVTADAEDEQRKLVIIGINDAGKSLIDTAPDLTNRLEVVRFEIELPQKIQELVEAGEGALNITLAAKSLIVERSRGSFYIAQLLCMNACIQANVLERPVSRKAVNTPYAAVQRQVVERQRDRFGDAVRSFARGTRFRPGGRAPYLHILRWLAESDAWSISIEDEMRHHPTEKASVFLVLDRGYLASQVSSPEISRLLHFNEHGSILSVEDPMLTFYLRSISWPDFVREVGFAKVDYEETYDIALSFAGEDRAYADALRDGLEDLGHTVFYDMAEQHRFLGEDIEAFLAPIYASNSRYVVVVLGEMYGRKRWTLFEASNYKSRIDEGQVIPVWSTRVAASPFDSTRDRGGLDFDPDKEALPQALQHAGVISKKLGLMD; encoded by the coding sequence ATGAGCCGTACTCGCGTTGAGGAAGTGTTCAAGACTTCCGGCATCCCAACCCATACCTTCGTCCCCCCGGCGGCCTTCCCGAGGCTCAAAGTTGCACTTCGCACCCCGGGACGGGGTGTCATCGTCGAGGGGCCATCCGGAATCGGGAAGTCGACCGCGATCGACAAGGCCCTTCGAGAGCTTGAGATGGACGCGAATGTCACACGTCTCTCAGCACGCGAGCCCACTGACGTTGAGTATCTAGAGGCCCTGCCCGACCTCGGCAAGTTTGGTACCGTGGTAATCGACGACTTTCACCGCCTAGAGGAATCGGTCAAGGGGCGCATTGCCGACCTACTGAAGGTGACAGCGGACGCCGAGGACGAGCAGCGTAAGCTCGTCATTATCGGTATCAATGACGCTGGAAAATCCCTCATTGACACTGCCCCAGATCTGACAAATCGACTTGAAGTGGTCCGATTCGAAATCGAACTTCCTCAAAAAATTCAGGAGCTTGTAGAGGCAGGGGAGGGTGCTCTAAATATTACCCTCGCCGCCAAATCCCTAATTGTGGAACGCTCTCGCGGCAGTTTCTACATCGCTCAGCTTTTGTGCATGAACGCCTGCATTCAAGCCAATGTGCTCGAACGTCCGGTTTCACGTAAAGCCGTAAACACGCCTTATGCGGCGGTGCAACGACAGGTTGTGGAACGTCAGAGGGACCGATTTGGGGACGCGGTTCGAAGCTTCGCCCGCGGCACACGGTTCCGCCCCGGCGGGCGGGCACCATACCTGCACATTCTCCGATGGCTTGCGGAGTCGGATGCGTGGAGCATTTCGATCGAAGACGAAATGAGGCATCACCCAACCGAAAAAGCCAGCGTCTTCCTCGTCCTCGATCGCGGATACCTTGCTAGCCAGGTCAGCTCACCAGAGATCAGCAGGCTTCTCCACTTCAACGAGCATGGTTCCATTCTGTCCGTCGAGGACCCAATGCTGACCTTTTACCTGCGATCCATATCATGGCCAGACTTTGTGCGCGAAGTCGGTTTCGCTAAAGTCGACTACGAAGAGACGTACGACATCGCCTTGTCGTTTGCCGGAGAAGATCGCGCTTACGCTGATGCTCTACGCGACGGCTTGGAGGATCTCGGACATACAGTCTTTTACGATATGGCCGAGCAGCACCGCTTCCTCGGGGAAGACATTGAAGCCTTCCTTGCGCCCATTTACGCCTCAAATTCAAGGTATGTGGTTGTGGTACTCGGCGAAATGTACGGGCGCAAGCGATGGACGCTATTCGAGGCGAGCAATTACAAAAGTCGAATTGATGAAGGGCAAGTAATCCCTGTTTGGTCCACGCGGGTTGCGGCAAGCCCATTCGACTCCACGCGAGACAGGGGCGGTCTCGACTTTGATCCTGATAAGGAAGCACTCCCCCAGGCTTTACAACACGCCGGGGTGATTTCAAAAAAGCTCGGCCTGATGGACTAG
- a CDS encoding helix-turn-helix domain-containing protein gives MAVEEHREAMSGRVDEFEARLATVFGRVPDGGTHRLELRRAGDDDVSITRVLCDAGRAGSLEQPTHHLLVAVGDGDVTFTADDGEVFTASPEVPVLLRAGTRYSYVVTGTRLALLQISDQLLQAAGTSARGARPDRVMLSQPRTEEDCRSLLALIRDAGHVIGGPSISVPARIRLHNTIANQVLSVLTADTTAAPSGLFGHVATADSLIRRQLPAPVAPAELAAAAEISLRTLQQAFQEQLDQTPTEYVRAARLDLARDALAGADADATVTSVAVACGFRHLGRFAAAYSERFGEQPRETLRHGRQSATRIEAAQSRR, from the coding sequence ATGGCGGTGGAGGAGCATCGGGAAGCGATGTCGGGTCGTGTTGACGAGTTCGAGGCTCGACTCGCAACCGTGTTCGGGCGGGTACCGGATGGTGGCACGCATCGGCTTGAGCTGCGACGTGCTGGGGACGATGACGTGTCGATCACACGGGTGTTGTGTGATGCCGGCCGGGCGGGGAGCCTGGAGCAGCCAACACACCACCTCCTTGTCGCCGTTGGGGACGGTGACGTCACGTTCACCGCTGATGACGGTGAGGTGTTCACGGCGTCTCCTGAGGTCCCTGTTCTGCTGCGTGCGGGAACCCGGTACTCCTACGTCGTCACCGGAACGCGGCTGGCGTTACTGCAAATCTCCGACCAGCTGTTGCAGGCCGCCGGCACCTCCGCACGTGGTGCACGGCCGGATCGGGTGATGTTGTCGCAGCCACGAACCGAGGAGGACTGCCGGTCACTGCTCGCGCTGATCCGCGACGCCGGTCACGTGATCGGCGGTCCGAGTATCAGCGTCCCCGCGAGGATCCGCCTCCACAACACCATCGCCAACCAGGTGCTGTCGGTGCTGACGGCCGACACCACTGCCGCCCCTTCCGGACTGTTCGGTCATGTCGCGACCGCTGACTCCTTGATTCGGCGACAGTTGCCGGCGCCGGTTGCGCCGGCGGAACTCGCTGCAGCGGCCGAGATCAGCCTTCGTACCTTGCAGCAAGCGTTCCAAGAACAACTCGATCAGACCCCCACGGAGTACGTCCGCGCGGCCCGACTCGACCTCGCACGCGACGCACTCGCCGGGGCGGACGCGGACGCGACGGTGACAAGCGTGGCGGTGGCGTGTGGGTTCCGGCACCTTGGCCGTTTCGCCGCCGCATACAGCGAACGATTCGGGGAACAGCCCCGAGAGACCCTCCGGCACGGCCGGCAGTCCGCAACACGTATCGAGGCCGCGCAGTCGCGACGGTAA
- a CDS encoding Hsp20/alpha crystallin family protein, with protein MTMNLDPFRELDRLAGALLGSTGPRSMPLDLYRTGDHYVLDVDLPGIDPGSVDIDVDGSVLTIRAERTLGAPEGSQWLTRERQPGTYVRQLTLGDGLDSERIEAGYDNGVLSVTIPVKESAKPRKVAVTTGGGREQLAVGTGE; from the coding sequence ATGACGATGAACCTCGACCCGTTCCGCGAGCTCGACCGTCTCGCTGGTGCCCTCCTCGGGTCCACGGGGCCGCGCTCGATGCCGTTGGACCTGTACCGCACGGGGGACCACTACGTCCTCGACGTCGACCTGCCCGGCATCGACCCGGGCTCTGTCGACATCGACGTGGACGGTTCTGTCCTGACCATCCGTGCAGAGCGCACCCTCGGCGCACCGGAGGGGTCGCAGTGGCTCACGAGGGAGCGGCAGCCGGGCACCTACGTCCGCCAGCTCACCCTCGGTGACGGGCTGGATTCCGAGCGCATCGAGGCCGGCTACGACAATGGTGTGCTGAGCGTCACCATCCCGGTGAAGGAGTCTGCGAAGCCGCGCAAGGTCGCGGTGACCACGGGTGGCGGTCGCGAGCAGCTCGCCGTCGGCACCGGGGAGTAG
- a CDS encoding NAD(P)-dependent oxidoreductase — translation MDEARAATSLGRIGVVGVGRMGAPIARALQRSFSIAVHDIDRGRMRAFDGNGVEWADSIEDLAVSCEVLVTVLPGPRELNDVARLALPSLAPGSLWIDCTSGSPETTLSLAQEAAVWGVQVVNAPMGGSPAEAAAAELGFFVSGTGAAVERALPILARLAAPNGICRVGDRVEDGQIVKLLANALWFANAAAASEAMLIGTKLGLPTEHLHRLLRGSAGSSQFLEHDAGRLLDGDYLTTFGIDRVVEELDIVASLRADSGVDSPVLDASAVLHREALDRYGDRLGELLAVRLLEERADQQLRR, via the coding sequence ATGGACGAAGCGCGAGCGGCAACGAGCTTGGGGCGGATCGGGGTTGTCGGTGTCGGGCGAATGGGTGCGCCGATCGCACGTGCATTGCAGCGCTCGTTTTCGATCGCGGTCCACGACATCGATCGCGGCCGGATGCGCGCGTTCGATGGCAACGGCGTCGAGTGGGCCGACTCTATCGAGGACCTGGCGGTCTCGTGCGAGGTCCTCGTCACCGTGCTTCCAGGCCCTCGAGAACTCAACGACGTCGCCCGTTTGGCGCTTCCATCGCTCGCGCCGGGGTCGTTGTGGATCGACTGCACCTCCGGGTCGCCGGAGACGACGCTGTCGCTCGCGCAGGAGGCGGCCGTTTGGGGCGTGCAGGTGGTGAATGCGCCGATGGGCGGCTCGCCTGCGGAAGCAGCAGCTGCGGAGTTGGGGTTCTTCGTCAGTGGCACCGGCGCCGCGGTCGAGCGAGCACTCCCGATCTTGGCGCGCCTTGCCGCTCCCAATGGGATTTGCCGTGTTGGCGATCGCGTCGAGGACGGCCAGATCGTGAAGCTCCTCGCTAACGCATTGTGGTTCGCGAACGCCGCCGCCGCATCCGAGGCGATGCTGATCGGCACCAAGCTGGGGCTCCCGACCGAGCACCTGCATCGGCTGCTGCGCGGCAGTGCCGGCTCGAGCCAGTTCCTCGAACACGACGCCGGCCGGCTCTTGGACGGGGACTACCTCACCACCTTCGGGATCGACCGTGTCGTCGAGGAACTCGACATCGTCGCGTCCCTCCGGGCGGATAGTGGTGTCGACAGCCCGGTGCTCGATGCCTCAGCGGTGCTTCACCGGGAAGCGCTGGACCGGTACGGTGACCGGCTCGGCGAGCTCCTTGCCGTGCGGCTGCTCGAAGAGCGCGCGGACCAGCAGCTCCGCCGGTGA
- a CDS encoding DUF6338 family protein, translating into MTLPESMFGVVALVALVIPGVVFAGVRSWLRGFKWSDQTASTRILDALLVSVVLDAVYLWLFGKLLVPFLANPRPELAAHPAQAGFLATLLGVIIPAALALGWHADVAWRPLRWHWWPSWIRFPRRRTAHESTPTAWDKAAPRKTDVWVKVLLPSGERVAGWVSGESFVSTYPHSRDIYIQEQFAVDESGTIGERLENTAGVWLSIPDGAIVEWLYPNSEDESA; encoded by the coding sequence GTGACGCTACCTGAGTCCATGTTTGGCGTTGTGGCCTTGGTCGCCCTGGTGATTCCGGGCGTCGTGTTCGCCGGAGTGCGATCCTGGCTCCGCGGCTTCAAATGGTCCGATCAGACGGCCTCGACGAGAATCCTCGACGCGCTCTTGGTGAGCGTCGTCCTCGATGCTGTCTATCTGTGGCTCTTCGGGAAGCTGCTCGTGCCCTTCCTCGCGAACCCTAGGCCTGAACTCGCTGCTCACCCTGCTCAAGCGGGGTTCTTGGCCACGCTACTCGGCGTCATCATTCCAGCGGCCCTAGCGCTCGGATGGCACGCGGATGTGGCCTGGCGCCCGTTGCGGTGGCACTGGTGGCCGTCTTGGATCCGGTTTCCTCGGCGTCGAACCGCGCACGAGAGCACGCCAACAGCTTGGGACAAGGCGGCGCCTCGCAAGACGGACGTTTGGGTGAAAGTGCTCTTGCCCAGCGGTGAACGTGTCGCTGGCTGGGTCAGTGGTGAGAGCTTCGTGTCGACCTACCCGCACTCTCGCGACATCTACATTCAAGAGCAGTTCGCCGTCGACGAGAGCGGCACCATTGGCGAACGTCTGGAGAACACGGCGGGTGTCTGGCTCAGCATCCCCGACGGGGCGATAGTTGAATGGCTCTACCCCAACAGTGAGGACGAATCCGCATGA
- a CDS encoding G5 domain-containing protein: MPSHHPSSHRPIGTSRRKLPTTTWVGIIGTSILALIALASGGVWSMLLMTALVVLITAVYGLLFRRTTWLRLPRKRSAAALGAGLAFVVLLGSGSAFGAAHPSSPAADQPAAIAASPAPTRTPHAAATTNTPTPTPTPTPTVTTKLVTETARIPFESTTVEDDTLAQGTTTVTTEGVRGVQTTTYRVTITDGKETGRQQVRLEVTTPPVAQVTSVGTYVAPAPAPAPAVPDGGGATALCVDGSLSYAAHHQGACSHHGGVAQFYK; this comes from the coding sequence ATGCCTTCACACCATCCGAGCAGCCACCGCCCGATCGGCACCAGCCGCAGGAAGCTCCCCACCACGACGTGGGTCGGGATCATTGGCACTTCGATCCTGGCGCTGATCGCCCTTGCTTCGGGCGGTGTGTGGTCGATGCTGCTGATGACCGCCTTGGTGGTGCTGATCACTGCCGTCTACGGCCTGTTGTTCCGGCGCACCACCTGGCTCAGGCTCCCCCGGAAGCGTTCCGCAGCGGCGCTCGGGGCAGGGCTCGCTTTCGTTGTACTCCTCGGCTCCGGATCAGCCTTCGGTGCCGCGCACCCGTCGAGTCCCGCAGCCGATCAGCCGGCGGCGATCGCAGCCTCCCCCGCCCCCACCAGGACACCACACGCTGCAGCGACGACCAACACACCGACACCGACACCGACACCGACACCGACGGTAACGACGAAGCTCGTCACCGAAACCGCCAGAATCCCGTTCGAGTCCACGACCGTCGAGGACGACACTCTCGCGCAGGGCACGACCACCGTGACGACCGAAGGCGTCCGTGGTGTCCAGACCACGACCTACCGCGTCACGATCACCGACGGTAAAGAGACCGGACGCCAACAGGTTCGCCTGGAAGTCACCACCCCACCAGTGGCGCAGGTCACGAGCGTCGGCACATACGTCGCACCAGCCCCGGCGCCGGCGCCGGCCGTGCCCGACGGGGGCGGCGCAACCGCTCTCTGTGTTGACGGGTCTCTCTCGTACGCTGCACACCACCAGGGCGCATGCTCGCACCATGGCGGCGTCGCCCAGTTCTACAAGTGA
- a CDS encoding DUF4913 domain-containing protein — MADIEGFDPARMDDAAAELTDPELTDPELAGEDDEDVGQVSMRAVLLDWVTAHFAGVEYVHTDERAPCCPEWWKRPEVVSRL; from the coding sequence GTGGCTGACATCGAGGGCTTCGACCCCGCGAGAATGGACGACGCGGCCGCGGAGCTCACCGATCCCGAGCTCACGGACCCGGAACTCGCCGGCGAGGACGACGAGGACGTGGGGCAGGTGAGTATGCGTGCGGTGCTCCTCGATTGGGTAACGGCGCACTTCGCCGGCGTCGAGTACGTGCACACCGACGAGCGGGCTCCCTGTTGCCCGGAGTGGTGGAAGCGCCCCGAGGTGGTGTCCCGACTCTGA
- a CDS encoding oxidoreductase, whose translation MSTTTELPGGTWTLGDRTVSRFGYGGMQLAGPWVVGPPRDHDAAIAVLREAVARGITHIDTAETYGPRVVNELIHEALHPYAPGLFIATKAGGRRDAQGGWPAARKPDDLRAQIDDNLDTLGVDVLDLVHLRLGDANGPVPERIDEAFETLVDLQQQGLIRHLGVSNATAEQVAQAQSIAPIVSVQNMYNLANRWDDALIERLANEGVAYIPFFPLGGFTPLQSGVLSAVAGRLDATPMSVALAWLLHRSPNILLIPGTSSAAHLRENIAGAGLTLSSDDLAELDQIAG comes from the coding sequence ATGAGCACCACCACCGAACTGCCCGGCGGCACCTGGACCCTCGGCGACCGCACCGTCTCGCGTTTCGGGTACGGCGGGATGCAGCTCGCCGGCCCCTGGGTCGTCGGCCCGCCGAGAGACCACGATGCCGCGATCGCCGTCCTCCGCGAGGCAGTGGCGCGCGGCATCACCCACATCGACACCGCCGAAACCTACGGGCCCCGCGTCGTCAACGAACTCATCCACGAGGCCCTGCACCCGTACGCCCCGGGACTGTTCATCGCGACGAAGGCCGGCGGACGTCGGGACGCGCAGGGCGGTTGGCCTGCTGCACGCAAACCCGATGACCTCCGGGCGCAGATCGACGACAACCTCGACACACTCGGCGTCGACGTCCTCGATCTGGTCCACTTGCGCCTGGGCGACGCGAACGGTCCGGTCCCTGAACGGATCGACGAAGCATTCGAAACGCTCGTCGACCTGCAACAGCAGGGACTCATCCGACACCTCGGCGTCAGCAACGCCACCGCCGAGCAGGTTGCACAAGCGCAGTCGATCGCGCCGATCGTGTCAGTACAGAACATGTACAACCTCGCCAACCGGTGGGACGACGCACTCATCGAGCGACTCGCCAACGAGGGGGTGGCCTACATCCCGTTCTTCCCCCTCGGGGGATTCACCCCGCTTCAATCCGGCGTACTCTCGGCCGTCGCAGGACGGCTTGACGCGACACCGATGTCGGTCGCGCTGGCGTGGCTCCTGCACCGCTCACCAAACATCCTGCTGATCCCCGGCACATCCTCCGCAGCACACCTGCGAGAAAACATCGCCGGTGCCGGGCTCACCCTGTCCAGCGACGACCTCGCCGAACTCGACCAGATCGCAGGGTGA
- a CDS encoding ANTAR domain-containing protein, producing the protein MERDLRLRVRAMSDEGFIDAVAALYGAGDQDDLCAPFLSALPVTGVAISTLGEPFGPETVCASDSTAVRLDEIQFDLGEGPSWDAMRSRLPVLEPDLQASTSEHWPVTLMALQVIHLGAVFAFPMHVGTLNIGTVDLYNRAATALAGDVVADAAALTEAVSRQVLHRALARREDTGAGAHDVSRYSRREIYQASGMVAAQTGADVNDALLLLRASAYTAGRTVRDLANDVIHRTVDFTDRDGSGF; encoded by the coding sequence TTGGAGCGCGACCTGCGGCTGCGGGTTCGGGCGATGAGCGACGAGGGGTTCATCGACGCGGTCGCTGCGCTGTACGGCGCCGGCGATCAGGATGACCTGTGCGCACCGTTCCTGTCGGCGTTGCCGGTGACCGGCGTTGCTATCTCGACGCTTGGTGAGCCCTTCGGGCCTGAGACCGTGTGTGCGAGCGACTCGACGGCAGTCCGGTTGGATGAGATCCAGTTCGACCTGGGGGAAGGTCCGTCCTGGGACGCGATGCGGTCTCGGCTGCCGGTGCTCGAGCCGGATCTGCAGGCATCGACGTCGGAGCATTGGCCGGTCACGTTGATGGCGCTCCAGGTCATTCACCTCGGCGCGGTGTTCGCGTTCCCGATGCATGTCGGCACGCTCAACATCGGCACTGTTGACCTGTACAACCGAGCCGCTACTGCCCTTGCCGGAGACGTCGTCGCAGATGCGGCCGCGCTCACTGAAGCCGTCAGCCGGCAGGTGCTGCATCGTGCTCTCGCCCGCCGCGAAGACACCGGTGCCGGCGCCCACGATGTCAGCCGTTACTCCCGGCGCGAGATCTACCAGGCCTCGGGCATGGTCGCCGCGCAGACCGGCGCGGACGTGAACGACGCCCTGCTGCTCCTCCGCGCGTCCGCGTACACCGCCGGCCGCACCGTCCGTGACCTCGCAAACGACGTGATCCACCGCACGGTCGACTTCACCGACCGCGACGGCTCCGGCTTCTGA
- a CDS encoding histone-like nucleoid-structuring protein Lsr2: MAQKVTTHLVDDLTGDTIEEGKGRTVSFSFDGGHYEIDLTDDNADALRETLSDYVAAARKVSGRAGRTSSGGASKRGNSEELAKIREWANANGHEVSSRGRISQAVREAYDAAH; this comes from the coding sequence ATGGCGCAGAAAGTCACCACTCACCTGGTCGATGACCTCACCGGCGACACCATCGAGGAAGGCAAGGGGCGCACGGTGTCCTTCTCCTTCGACGGCGGGCACTACGAGATCGATCTCACCGACGACAACGCTGACGCGCTCCGCGAAACGCTCTCTGACTACGTCGCTGCCGCGCGGAAGGTCAGCGGCCGCGCCGGGCGTACCAGTTCCGGGGGCGCATCGAAGCGTGGGAACTCGGAAGAGCTCGCGAAGATCCGCGAGTGGGCCAACGCGAACGGCCACGAGGTCTCCTCCCGCGGCCGCATCAGCCAGGCCGTCCGCGAGGCGTACGACGCCGCACACTGA
- a CDS encoding GAF and ANTAR domain-containing protein: protein MVRTREQQLVETFVTLTDTLVADYDIVELLQSLVDNAAELFDATAAGILLVNQSQDLEVVVSTSERSALVGLLQLEAGEGPCVEAFTTGSPVSVQDADEMRRRWPQFAAASQEAGYTSVHSIPLRLRDTVLGSMNLFRETPGALNEDDAIAARALTDVATISILQQRTTEHANLVETQLQHALNSRVAIEQAKGFLAHTHQVDMDTAFTLLRSYARTHQARIADTARDVIARTITIPTPDTAASAGPLGSGKHRP from the coding sequence ATGGTCAGAACCCGAGAACAGCAACTCGTCGAAACGTTCGTCACCCTCACCGACACACTCGTCGCCGACTACGACATCGTCGAACTGTTGCAGTCCCTCGTCGACAACGCAGCCGAGCTGTTCGACGCGACTGCGGCCGGGATCTTGCTCGTCAACCAGTCGCAGGACCTGGAAGTGGTGGTCTCCACCAGTGAGCGCAGCGCGCTCGTCGGGTTGCTGCAGCTCGAAGCCGGGGAGGGGCCGTGTGTGGAGGCGTTCACGACGGGGTCACCGGTGTCCGTGCAGGACGCCGACGAGATGCGTCGACGGTGGCCACAGTTCGCGGCAGCGTCGCAGGAAGCCGGCTACACCTCCGTGCACTCCATCCCGCTGCGGCTGCGCGACACCGTCCTCGGATCGATGAACCTGTTCCGCGAGACACCCGGCGCACTCAACGAAGACGACGCGATCGCGGCACGGGCACTCACCGACGTCGCAACGATCAGCATCCTGCAACAACGCACCACCGAACACGCGAACCTCGTCGAGACGCAGCTCCAGCACGCACTCAACAGCCGCGTCGCGATCGAGCAAGCCAAAGGATTCCTCGCTCACACCCACCAGGTCGACATGGACACCGCGTTCACCCTGCTGCGCTCCTACGCCCGCACACACCAAGCCCGAATCGCCGACACCGCCCGCGACGTCATCGCCCGCACCATCACCATCCCCACCCCGGACACCGCCGCGTCCGCGGGACCCCTCGGCAGCGGGAAGCACCGACCCTGA
- a CDS encoding winged helix-turn-helix transcriptional regulator, which produces MATITAAEKKAAAKVQYNAFLAACPSQQLLAQVSGKWVTLVLSALGSGPDCDGEPRPMRYSELARVLAGVSPKMLSQTLKSLERDGLVDRTATATVPVSVTYELTALGISLHQTVRQLKTWSETHRDDVSAHQARFDAAR; this is translated from the coding sequence TTGGCGACTATCACGGCGGCGGAGAAGAAGGCAGCAGCGAAGGTGCAGTACAACGCGTTCCTCGCCGCATGCCCGAGCCAGCAGTTGCTCGCGCAGGTGTCCGGCAAGTGGGTGACTCTGGTGTTGTCGGCTCTGGGGAGTGGGCCGGACTGCGACGGCGAACCACGTCCCATGCGGTACTCCGAACTGGCGAGGGTCCTGGCGGGTGTGAGTCCGAAGATGCTGTCGCAGACGCTGAAGTCGCTCGAACGTGACGGCCTGGTCGACCGGACAGCAACCGCGACTGTCCCCGTATCCGTGACGTACGAACTCACCGCCCTCGGGATCTCCCTGCACCAGACGGTCCGGCAGCTCAAGACATGGTCCGAAACCCACCGCGATGACGTCTCAGCACATCAAGCGCGGTTCGACGCCGCCCGATAG
- a CDS encoding TIR domain-containing protein — MTSTKTVFVAFAIEDERQRDFLKGQSLSPRAPYEFIDMSVKEAYDSDWQSKVRTRIRRSDGVIVLVSKNSAASTGQKWEIACAKEEGKPILGIWAYTDDRATIAGVSTKTWSDKNISDFIDSL; from the coding sequence ATGACCAGTACGAAGACCGTATTTGTAGCGTTCGCGATCGAGGACGAGCGCCAGCGTGACTTCCTCAAGGGGCAGTCGCTGTCCCCTCGAGCCCCTTACGAGTTCATTGACATGTCAGTCAAGGAGGCTTACGACTCCGACTGGCAGAGCAAGGTGCGGACGCGCATCCGTCGCTCGGATGGTGTGATCGTTCTTGTGAGCAAGAACTCCGCTGCTTCGACAGGGCAGAAGTGGGAAATCGCCTGCGCCAAGGAGGAAGGTAAGCCGATTCTGGGCATCTGGGCGTACACGGATGACCGGGCGACGATTGCGGGCGTCTCCACCAAGACTTGGAGCGACAAGAATATCAGCGACTTCATCGATTCGCTCTGA